Proteins encoded within one genomic window of Episyrphus balteatus chromosome 1, idEpiBalt1.1, whole genome shotgun sequence:
- the LOC129906092 gene encoding apolipoprotein D-like, with the protein MIATKSILVIVAVSLFGLVAGCQAQVQAQGACPNVTLIPNFNATAYMGLWYESAKYPAIFETGGSCVTAKYTLLPNGTVAVENSQYNKYTHSPLTIKGNAVVVGNAKLLVNFPSVPGGAKTGSNYWVLHTDYVNYSVVFSCSQKSSTSHTEILWILTRAKSPSVQTILDAVKVITKNKLSVDNLRVTAQDNC; encoded by the exons ATGATTGCCACAAAGAG tatTTTAGTTATTGTTGCAGTAAGCCTTTTTGGTCTTGTAGCTGGTTGTCAGGCACAAGTACAAGCTCAAGGAGCATGTCCAAATGTGACACTTATTCCCAATTTTAACGCTACTGcg TACATGGGATTGTGGTATGAATCAGCTAAATATCCAGCTATTTTTGAAACCGGTGGCTCATGTGTAACAGCAAAATATACTCTATTGCCAAATGGAACAGTTGCAGTTGAAAATTCTCAATATAATAAATA CACCCATTCACCTTTAACTATCAAAGGAAATGCAGTAGTTGTTGGTAATGCCAAATTATTGGTCAATTTCCCATCTGTTCCTGGAGGTG CCAAAACCGGTAGCAATTACTGGGTCTTACATACAGACTACGTAAACTATAGTGTGGTCTTTTCTTGCTCGCAAAAATCATCAACATCTCATACAG aaatcttATGGATTCTAACTCGAGCAAAATCACCATCAGTTCAAACAATTCTTGATGCTGTTAAAGTTATTACTAAGAACAAGCTTTCAGTTGATAATTTGAGAGTAACAGCCCAAGACAATTGTTAA